The following proteins come from a genomic window of Solwaraspora sp. WMMA2065:
- a CDS encoding ATP-dependent Clp protease proteolytic subunit: MTDLHIPAMPNRVSEARGGDSLSGNLDDTVFNRLLKERIIFLGSEVTDQVANRICAQLLLLAAEDPDRDINLYINSPGGSVYSGMAIYDTMQYVSNDVATIAMGMAASMGQLLLCAGAPGKRYALPHARIMMHQPSGGMGGTASDIAIQAEQMLYTKRMFQERVAFHTGQEPAQIEADSDRDRWFTAAEALDYGFIDRVITGATQVPTGAGTRN, from the coding sequence ATGACCGATCTGCACATCCCAGCTATGCCCAACCGGGTGAGCGAGGCCCGCGGCGGTGACTCACTCAGTGGCAACCTCGACGACACGGTCTTCAACCGCCTGCTCAAGGAACGGATCATCTTCCTGGGCAGCGAGGTGACCGACCAGGTGGCCAACCGGATCTGCGCCCAGCTGCTGCTGCTGGCCGCCGAGGACCCGGACCGGGACATCAACCTGTACATCAACTCGCCGGGCGGGTCGGTCTACTCGGGCATGGCGATCTACGACACCATGCAGTACGTCAGCAACGATGTGGCCACCATCGCGATGGGTATGGCCGCGTCCATGGGCCAGTTGCTGCTCTGCGCCGGTGCGCCGGGCAAGCGGTACGCTCTGCCGCACGCGCGGATCATGATGCACCAGCCGTCCGGCGGGATGGGTGGTACCGCCTCCGACATCGCCATCCAGGCCGAGCAGATGCTCTACACCAAGCGGATGTTCCAGGAGCGGGTGGCGTTCCACACCGGGCAGGAGCCGGCGCAGATCGAGGCGGACTCGGACCGTGACCGCTGGTTCACTGCCGCTGAGGCGCTCGACTACGGTTTCATCGACCGGGTGATCACTGGAGCCACGCAGGTCCCGACCGGCGCTGGCACCCGCAACTGA
- the tig gene encoding trigger factor, which produces MKSTVETLSPTRVRLAIEVPFVELEPSLRKAYREIAQQVTIPGFRKGKVPAAVIDQRIGRGSVLNEAVQEAIPQNILAAVREHEVKTLGRPEVEITDFTDGEALKFTAEMDVRPQLSLPDLSTIEVTVDELQIDEKEIEDQIGGLRERFATLKTVERPAQEGDYVQIDLAATVDGEEVPGGSASNLSHEVGSKQLLPGLDEVLVGLAAGAATSFVTQLVGGDYAGRDADVAVTVRTVKEKELPQLDDAFAQLASEFDSLEELRNDLRQKVERVKRVEQIYAARDKALDQLVEAADVPAPDGVVREEVEHRKQAMTDQLERIGASWEDYLGSEEKSESDIDAELTEAAGKAVKIQLLLDTLADAEDVQVSDDEFGHEIVHRAQRAGMAPQQYYDQLARSGAAGAVYGDVRRGKALGLVMERITMKDAAGNPISMDAIREANEAEHNHEH; this is translated from the coding sequence GTGAAGAGCACCGTCGAGACCTTGAGCCCGACTCGGGTCCGGCTCGCCATCGAGGTGCCGTTCGTCGAGCTCGAACCGAGCCTGCGGAAGGCGTACCGGGAGATTGCCCAGCAGGTCACCATCCCCGGCTTCCGTAAGGGCAAGGTGCCGGCGGCCGTGATCGACCAGCGGATCGGCCGGGGCTCGGTGCTCAACGAGGCCGTCCAGGAGGCGATCCCGCAGAACATCCTGGCCGCGGTCCGTGAGCACGAGGTGAAGACGCTCGGCCGGCCGGAGGTGGAGATCACCGACTTCACCGACGGTGAGGCGCTGAAGTTCACTGCGGAGATGGACGTACGGCCACAGCTGAGCCTGCCGGATCTCAGCACCATCGAGGTCACCGTCGACGAGCTGCAGATCGACGAGAAGGAGATCGAGGACCAGATCGGCGGGCTGCGTGAGCGGTTCGCCACCCTGAAGACGGTCGAGCGTCCGGCCCAGGAGGGCGACTACGTCCAGATCGATCTGGCCGCGACCGTCGACGGCGAGGAAGTGCCGGGCGGTTCGGCGTCCAACCTCTCCCACGAGGTCGGGAGCAAGCAGTTGCTGCCCGGCCTGGACGAGGTACTGGTCGGCCTGGCCGCCGGCGCGGCGACGAGCTTCGTCACTCAGTTGGTCGGCGGCGACTACGCTGGCCGGGACGCGGACGTCGCGGTGACCGTGCGTACCGTCAAGGAGAAGGAGCTGCCGCAGCTGGACGACGCGTTCGCCCAGCTGGCCAGCGAGTTCGACAGCCTGGAGGAGCTGCGCAACGACCTGCGGCAGAAGGTCGAGCGGGTCAAGCGGGTCGAGCAGATCTACGCCGCCCGGGACAAGGCCCTCGACCAGTTGGTCGAGGCGGCTGACGTACCGGCACCCGACGGCGTGGTCCGCGAGGAGGTCGAGCACCGCAAGCAGGCGATGACCGATCAGCTGGAGCGGATCGGGGCCTCCTGGGAGGACTACCTCGGTTCCGAGGAGAAGTCCGAGTCCGACATCGACGCGGAGCTGACCGAGGCGGCCGGGAAGGCGGTCAAGATTCAGCTCCTGCTGGACACCCTCGCCGACGCCGAGGACGTGCAGGTCTCCGATGACGAGTTCGGCCACGAGATCGTGCACCGCGCCCAGCGGGCCGGGATGGCGCCTCAGCAGTACTACGACCAGCTGGCCCGGTCCGGTGCGGCGGGAGCGGTCTACGGCGACGTCCGCCGGGGCAAGGCACTCGGCCTGGTGATGGAGCGGATCACGATGAAGGACGCCGCCGGCAACCCGATCAGCATGGATGCCATCCGGGAAGCCAACGAGGCCGAGCACAACCACGAGCACTGA
- a CDS encoding SDR family NAD(P)-dependent oxidoreductase, translated as MNPSGNTVFVPGGTSGIGLALAERLQTTGNTVIIGGRRAGLLDRLAAEHGFGTVHVDVTDPASIAQAAASVVDRYPELNVLVAMAGIMRREDWTDPAFLADAEEIVTTNLLGPIRLIAAFTGHLQTRPDATIVTVSSGLAHVPLRVTPTYNATKAAIHQLSETLRLQLAPVGVQVTELVPPAVRTGLLPGQETSDFAMPLDEFADEVMALIKSDLHAHEILVERVKFLRYAEVRGDYDQVVAALNAADPHAR; from the coding sequence ATGAACCCATCCGGAAACACCGTCTTCGTGCCCGGTGGCACCTCGGGCATCGGACTCGCCCTGGCCGAGCGGCTGCAGACCACCGGGAACACCGTGATCATCGGCGGTCGGCGCGCCGGCCTGCTCGACCGGCTCGCCGCCGAGCACGGCTTCGGCACCGTACACGTCGACGTCACCGACCCGGCGTCCATCGCGCAGGCCGCCGCCTCCGTCGTCGACCGCTACCCGGAGCTGAACGTCCTGGTCGCGATGGCCGGCATCATGCGGCGCGAGGACTGGACGGACCCGGCCTTTCTCGCCGACGCCGAGGAGATCGTCACCACCAACCTGCTCGGCCCGATCCGGCTGATCGCCGCGTTCACCGGGCACCTCCAGACCCGGCCCGACGCCACGATCGTGACGGTCTCCTCCGGGCTGGCGCACGTCCCGCTGCGCGTCACCCCGACGTACAACGCCACCAAGGCCGCGATCCACCAGCTCAGCGAGACGCTACGCCTGCAGTTGGCGCCGGTCGGCGTACAGGTGACAGAGCTGGTCCCGCCCGCCGTGCGGACCGGGTTGCTGCCGGGCCAGGAGACCTCGGACTTCGCGATGCCGCTCGACGAGTTCGCCGACGAGGTGATGGCCCTGATCAAGTCCGACCTGCATGCTCACGAGATCCTCGTCGAGCGAGTGAAGTTCCTTCGGTACGCCGAGGTACGCGGCGACTACGACCAGGTCGTGGCCGCCCTCAACGCCGCCGACCCGCACGCCCGCTGA
- a CDS encoding helix-turn-helix transcriptional regulator, protein MRPADVGLSPGARRRTPGLRREECAALTGMSVDYYVRLEQRRGPQPSEQMLAALARTLRLTAEERDHLYRLAGHNVPRRTPEDGHVAPALLRVLDRMADTPALILSSLSEVLVANRLAVSIFGDPASRTGLARSDVHRWFTDPAARSVYPPEDHDRQGRSLVASLRVAYGAAGPRSRAGELVRALLAGSGEFRDLWQRHEVARRFADHKTLVHPEVGDIEVDCQALFTEDQGQALLVLTPRPGSEAEEKIRLLAVLGQQDFAGTAR, encoded by the coding sequence CTGCGTCCCGCCGATGTCGGCCTGTCGCCGGGCGCTCGTCGGCGCACGCCGGGGTTGCGGCGCGAGGAGTGTGCGGCGTTGACCGGGATGTCGGTCGACTACTACGTACGGCTGGAGCAGCGACGCGGGCCGCAGCCGTCGGAGCAGATGCTCGCCGCGCTCGCCCGTACGCTGCGGCTGACCGCCGAGGAGCGCGATCATCTGTACCGGCTGGCCGGCCACAACGTGCCGCGTCGCACGCCTGAGGACGGGCATGTCGCGCCGGCCCTGCTGCGGGTGTTGGACCGGATGGCGGACACTCCGGCGCTGATCCTGTCGTCGCTGAGCGAGGTGCTGGTGGCGAACCGCCTGGCCGTGTCGATCTTCGGTGATCCGGCGTCGCGGACCGGTCTGGCCCGCAGTGACGTTCACCGCTGGTTCACCGACCCGGCCGCCCGGTCGGTGTATCCGCCGGAGGACCACGACCGGCAGGGCCGGAGCCTGGTCGCTTCGCTGCGGGTGGCGTACGGCGCGGCAGGTCCCCGGTCGCGCGCCGGCGAGTTGGTGCGGGCGTTGCTGGCCGGTTCGGGTGAGTTCCGCGACCTGTGGCAGCGGCACGAGGTGGCCCGCCGGTTCGCCGATCACAAGACGCTGGTGCATCCCGAGGTCGGCGACATCGAGGTGGACTGTCAGGCGCTGTTCACCGAGGACCAGGGGCAGGCGTTGCTGGTGCTGACGCCCCGGCCGGGCAGCGAGGCCGAGGAGAAGATCCGGCTGCTCGCGGTGCTCGGTCAGCAGGACTTCGCCGGCACGGCCCGGTAG
- a CDS encoding aminotransferase class V-fold PLP-dependent enzyme — translation MLPYGRPCLDESDAEAVAAAVRTEWLTAGPTVRRFESELGGYLGGVGCVSVSSGTAALHTAYAAVGLRPGDEVITTPLTFVATAATAALHGARVVFADVEEATGNLDPAAVQAAVTSRTRVVTAVDYAGHPAEYGQLRKVVADAGALLFDDAAHAIGSTYRGVPVGALADLTTFSFFSTKNLTTGEGGAVTGTDPDLLDRVRRFANHGMVRDPDRLRRRDEGGWHQEVHSFGLNYRLSDVLCGLGLNQLTRLPRFKVDRARLAARYHEQLADLPGLRLPEQRPWVDPVWHLYPVRVLADRRREVYDRMRAAGIGVQVNYLPVYRHPVFTDLGYRQGECPTAEAYYAEELSLPIHPDLTDADQDRVVDALWTILG, via the coding sequence ATGCTTCCCTACGGGCGTCCCTGTCTGGACGAGTCCGACGCCGAAGCGGTCGCCGCCGCCGTACGCACCGAGTGGTTGACCGCCGGGCCGACCGTACGCCGGTTCGAGAGCGAGCTGGGCGGCTACCTCGGCGGGGTGGGCTGCGTCAGCGTCAGCTCCGGCACCGCCGCCCTGCACACCGCGTACGCCGCCGTCGGCCTGCGCCCCGGCGACGAGGTGATCACCACGCCGCTGACCTTCGTCGCGACGGCGGCGACCGCCGCGCTGCACGGCGCCCGGGTGGTCTTCGCCGACGTCGAGGAGGCGACCGGCAACCTGGATCCGGCCGCCGTACAGGCGGCGGTCACCTCCCGGACCCGGGTGGTCACCGCCGTCGACTACGCCGGCCACCCCGCCGAGTACGGGCAGCTGCGCAAGGTCGTCGCCGACGCGGGGGCGCTGCTGTTCGACGACGCGGCGCACGCGATCGGGTCGACGTACCGTGGCGTGCCGGTCGGCGCGCTCGCCGACCTGACGACCTTTTCGTTCTTTTCAACCAAGAACCTCACCACCGGCGAGGGCGGAGCGGTGACCGGAACCGACCCGGACCTGCTGGACCGGGTACGCCGGTTCGCCAACCACGGCATGGTCCGCGACCCGGACCGGCTGCGGCGCCGCGACGAGGGCGGCTGGCATCAGGAGGTGCACAGCTTCGGCCTCAACTACCGGCTCTCCGACGTCCTCTGCGGGCTCGGGCTCAACCAGCTGACCCGGCTGCCCCGGTTCAAGGTCGACCGGGCCCGACTCGCGGCCCGGTATCACGAACAGCTTGCCGATCTGCCGGGTCTGCGGCTGCCCGAGCAGCGGCCCTGGGTCGACCCGGTCTGGCATCTCTACCCGGTACGCGTACTCGCTGATCGCCGCCGCGAGGTCTACGACCGGATGCGGGCGGCGGGCATCGGTGTCCAGGTCAACTACCTGCCGGTCTACCGGCATCCGGTGTTCACCGATCTCGGTTACCGGCAGGGGGAGTGCCCGACGGCGGAGGCGTACTACGCCGAGGAGCTGTCCCTGCCGATCCATCCCGACCTGACCGACGCTGACCAGGACCGGGTGGTCGACGCCCTATGGACGATCCTGGGCTGA
- a CDS encoding oligosaccharide flippase family protein, translated as MNRARRSTLALLAGSSAVQMSSNMVAALLAASVLGPHSRGLMVLGVSTAGIVPLLAGLGTGPQLRSAYPAAGGGARRRDLVASYTWWSAAATVSAAVLAVAVSALSAPLIDPALADPRYLLALSVLTCGYVAHTQLPDGWYAAGLFRSGSLWAMATTLGGGLGLLVAVTVAPSVWSLLLGQGTGMLTATTAQVVALRATGLLCFQAPTRRELSRLLGRGCRALGLTLGLALALRLDRYVLGALTGAAAVGVYSVASTLGQVPRMVPNAIGQLVNRDAAVASGPLRPVRTVAATAGVVTVVGAVTGLLGWLVVIPLLGPGFAAAGPLLVVLLVAEVAFVPYAVASRALLGAGRMGAVGAFGLAWSAAAMVLFLLAVQLWGEVGAAVACVAVYAGISASSWLLLTRRAAPRSARRRPGADRRRGLGGPSHADSADPRPEGAGDSPPRPAPLSPV; from the coding sequence GTGAACCGCGCCCGGCGGTCCACCCTGGCCCTACTGGCCGGCTCCAGCGCCGTACAGATGAGCAGCAACATGGTGGCGGCGCTGCTGGCCGCCAGCGTGCTCGGCCCACATAGTCGCGGCCTGATGGTGCTGGGCGTGTCCACCGCCGGCATCGTCCCGCTGCTCGCCGGCCTCGGCACCGGACCGCAACTGCGTTCGGCGTATCCGGCGGCGGGCGGCGGTGCCCGGCGACGCGACCTGGTCGCCAGCTACACCTGGTGGTCGGCGGCGGCCACGGTCAGCGCCGCCGTACTCGCCGTCGCGGTGTCGGCGCTGTCCGCGCCGCTGATCGACCCGGCGCTCGCCGACCCCCGCTACCTGCTCGCCCTGTCGGTGCTGACCTGCGGGTACGTCGCCCACACCCAGCTACCCGACGGCTGGTACGCGGCCGGTCTGTTCCGGTCCGGCAGTCTCTGGGCGATGGCGACCACCCTCGGCGGCGGGCTCGGCCTGCTCGTCGCAGTCACCGTCGCACCGAGCGTCTGGTCGCTGCTGCTCGGGCAGGGGACCGGCATGCTGACCGCGACCACCGCACAGGTCGTCGCGCTGCGGGCCACCGGGCTGCTCTGCTTCCAGGCCCCGACCCGACGCGAACTGTCCCGACTGCTCGGCCGGGGCTGCCGCGCACTCGGCCTCACCCTCGGGCTGGCCCTGGCGCTGCGGCTGGACCGCTACGTCCTCGGCGCGCTCACCGGGGCGGCGGCGGTCGGCGTCTACTCGGTGGCGTCCACCCTCGGCCAGGTGCCGAGGATGGTGCCGAACGCGATCGGCCAGCTCGTCAACCGGGACGCGGCCGTCGCGTCCGGACCGCTGCGCCCGGTCCGCACGGTCGCGGCGACCGCCGGCGTGGTGACCGTCGTGGGCGCGGTGACCGGGCTGCTGGGCTGGCTGGTGGTCATCCCGCTGCTCGGCCCCGGGTTCGCCGCCGCCGGACCACTGCTGGTGGTGCTGCTGGTCGCCGAGGTCGCGTTCGTGCCGTACGCGGTGGCGAGCCGGGCCCTGCTCGGTGCCGGCCGGATGGGCGCGGTCGGTGCGTTCGGCCTGGCCTGGAGCGCAGCGGCGATGGTGCTGTTCCTGCTGGCCGTTCAACTCTGGGGCGAGGTGGGCGCAGCGGTCGCCTGCGTCGCGGTGTACGCCGGCATCTCGGCGTCGTCCTGGCTGCTGCTGACCCGCCGGGCCGCGCCCCGGTCTGCCCGCCGCCGACCAGGTGCGGACCGCCGGCGGGGACTGGGTGGACCCAGCCACGCGGACTCCGCCGACCCGCGCCCCGAGGGAGCCGGCGACTCCCCGCCGCGACCGGCCCCGCTCAGCCCGGTGTGA
- a CDS encoding glycosyltransferase family 4 protein: protein MTQPAATSTAETPGRGSPPPAGRPVHVVHVIGTLDRGGAETLSLDMCRAVPATEVRQTFITMGGRDGSLAPQFRAAGAAVVQVPQRPAVTFPLRLRRCLRWRRPDVVVSHISLFSAVVLAVAAGMGVPVRIARMWSEGDGRRDTVARRLLRAVLRRLLRVVATDIVAVSDAAMAYAGRRVGMPGCRILYNSVDTTRVDGGDRSAARRRWGIPPDTMVIGYIGRAAPEKNRPFLVDVHRAVQARTEAPDGPASPGTRLLIVGPCGVDDVVSAYPDVPEDPTVILGGEVDEIAPVLAAADVFVLPSHWEGLPGVVLEALAAGLPVVATDLPCLREASRYVDGLTLVDLSAGPHRWAEAVLRSARTGPADRDRIRASFAASPFQTRHAAAQWRSLWRAEAR, encoded by the coding sequence GTGACCCAGCCAGCCGCCACCTCCACCGCCGAGACACCCGGGCGCGGCTCACCCCCGCCGGCCGGCAGGCCCGTGCACGTCGTCCACGTCATCGGCACCCTCGACCGTGGCGGCGCAGAGACGCTTTCGCTCGACATGTGCCGGGCCGTCCCGGCTACCGAGGTGCGCCAGACGTTCATCACCATGGGCGGACGGGACGGCAGCCTCGCACCGCAGTTCCGGGCCGCCGGGGCAGCGGTCGTCCAGGTTCCGCAGCGTCCGGCCGTCACCTTCCCGCTGCGGCTGCGGCGCTGCCTGCGCTGGCGGCGGCCCGACGTCGTCGTGTCGCACATCAGCCTGTTCAGCGCGGTGGTGCTGGCGGTGGCCGCCGGGATGGGCGTGCCAGTGCGCATCGCCCGGATGTGGAGCGAAGGGGACGGCCGGCGCGACACCGTCGCCCGCCGGCTGCTGCGCGCCGTCCTGCGCCGCCTGCTGCGCGTGGTCGCCACCGACATCGTCGCGGTCAGCGACGCGGCGATGGCGTACGCCGGTCGGCGTGTCGGCATGCCCGGCTGCCGGATCCTCTACAACAGCGTTGACACGACCCGGGTCGACGGCGGCGACCGGTCAGCGGCCCGCCGACGATGGGGCATCCCACCCGACACCATGGTCATCGGCTACATCGGTCGGGCGGCGCCGGAGAAGAACCGGCCGTTCCTGGTCGACGTGCACCGTGCGGTCCAGGCCCGGACCGAAGCCCCAGACGGCCCGGCGTCGCCGGGCACCCGGCTGCTCATTGTCGGTCCGTGCGGAGTCGACGACGTGGTGTCGGCCTACCCGGACGTGCCGGAGGACCCGACGGTCATCCTCGGCGGGGAAGTGGACGAGATCGCCCCGGTGCTCGCCGCCGCCGACGTGTTCGTCCTGCCCTCCCACTGGGAAGGGCTGCCCGGCGTGGTGCTCGAAGCGCTCGCCGCCGGGCTGCCCGTCGTCGCCACCGACCTGCCCTGCCTGCGCGAGGCGTCCCGGTACGTCGACGGACTCACCCTCGTCGACCTCAGCGCCGGCCCGCACCGGTGGGCCGAGGCGGTACTGCGCAGCGCCCGGACCGGACCGGCCGACCGCGACCGGATCCGGGCGAGCTTCGCGGCGTCACCGTTCCAGACCCGGCACGCCGCAGCACAGTGGCGGTCGCTGTGGCGGGCCGAGGCACGGTGA
- a CDS encoding glycosyltransferase, with the protein MRVVVTIEARFARTPDGAIWARTGQDHQFWSGYLAAFDEVRVVARIRDEAEPAAEAKRVDGPGVEVWPVPYYLGPYRYLTHRAAIGRAVRDCAGPQDAVILRAPSPIGTLLAVARDRRRLPYAMEVVGDPYDLFAPGVVDHPLRPVLRRLYVDRLRRQCRRAVGAAYVTDRFLQDRYPTSAGALSVAVSDVDLTPAAYVDTARTIGRTGSVTPNRQPATLISVGSLEQRYKGIDTLIAALATLTADGRAVRLVHVGDGRHRAELADLARRYGVADRVVFTGALPGGEAVRRQLDAADLFVMPSRTEGLPRALIEAMARALPAIGSPVGGIPELLPPGLLVPPDDPGRWAGAVAALLDRPELMAAASARNLRRAWDFSADVLTARRTAYYQAVAEATAERTGGRTGAASRASHRSYA; encoded by the coding sequence ATGCGAGTGGTGGTGACCATCGAGGCGCGGTTCGCCCGTACCCCGGACGGCGCGATCTGGGCCCGGACCGGGCAGGACCACCAGTTCTGGAGCGGGTACCTGGCGGCGTTCGACGAGGTCCGGGTTGTCGCCCGGATACGCGACGAGGCCGAGCCGGCCGCTGAGGCGAAACGGGTCGACGGACCCGGCGTCGAGGTCTGGCCGGTGCCGTACTACCTCGGGCCGTACCGCTACCTCACCCACCGGGCGGCGATCGGTCGAGCTGTGCGCGACTGCGCAGGCCCGCAGGACGCGGTGATCCTGCGGGCGCCGTCGCCGATCGGCACGCTGCTGGCCGTCGCCCGGGACCGCCGTCGCCTGCCGTACGCGATGGAGGTGGTCGGTGATCCGTACGACCTGTTCGCCCCCGGCGTGGTCGACCACCCGCTGCGGCCCGTCCTACGGCGGCTCTACGTCGACCGGCTGCGCCGGCAGTGCCGCCGGGCTGTCGGCGCCGCCTACGTCACCGACCGTTTCCTGCAGGACAGGTACCCGACCTCGGCGGGTGCGCTGAGCGTCGCGGTGTCCGATGTCGACCTCACTCCGGCCGCGTACGTCGACACCGCCCGCACCATCGGACGGACCGGAAGCGTCACACCGAACCGGCAGCCCGCCACCCTGATCTCCGTCGGCTCGCTCGAACAGCGGTACAAGGGCATCGACACCCTCATCGCCGCGCTCGCCACCCTGACCGCCGACGGCCGGGCGGTCCGGCTGGTCCACGTCGGCGACGGACGGCACCGCGCCGAGCTGGCCGACCTCGCCCGCAGGTACGGTGTCGCCGACCGGGTCGTCTTCACCGGGGCGTTGCCCGGCGGCGAAGCTGTCCGCCGGCAACTCGACGCCGCCGACCTGTTCGTCATGCCGTCCCGCACCGAAGGGCTTCCCCGCGCGCTGATCGAAGCGATGGCGCGGGCACTGCCCGCGATCGGTTCACCCGTCGGCGGCATCCCCGAGCTGCTGCCACCCGGGTTGCTGGTCCCGCCGGACGACCCCGGTCGGTGGGCCGGCGCCGTCGCGGCGCTACTGGACCGCCCGGAGCTGATGGCCGCCGCGTCGGCCCGCAACCTCCGCCGGGCCTGGGACTTCTCGGCCGACGTGCTCACTGCCCGGCGGACTGCCTACTACCAGGCCGTCGCCGAGGCGACCGCCGAGCGCACCGGCGGACGCACCGGTGCGGCCAGCCGGGCCAGCCACAGGAGCTACGCGTGA
- a CDS encoding sulfotransferase domain-containing protein gives MMRLCYIGGIGRSGSTLVERVLNELPGVCGLGEVAQVWDNGVRDNRLCGCGAAFRDCPLWSKIGEYAYGGWDNVDLDRITWLRTVVGRTWHVGLLAAPWLGERRRARVIEYVDYHARIYAAAAAVTGARVVVDSSKDTALAYGLRWAGPADLRILHLVRDPRGVAYSWMRRVHDPESGTDVGVPRFPAARCALTWSGHNAAYDLLGRLGRRRHGAVAGRLVHRMRYEEFLADPPGAAGTLSRFAGLPQTGLDLSYLSGGEVELGELHSVSGNRMRFTTGRLALRVDDAWRTGLPVAARRTLTGLCAPLLRRYGYHRPLPPEPSVVGTGADHRMKV, from the coding sequence ATGATGCGGTTGTGCTACATCGGCGGGATCGGCCGCAGCGGCAGTACCCTCGTCGAGCGGGTGCTCAACGAGCTGCCCGGGGTGTGCGGGCTGGGCGAGGTCGCGCAGGTCTGGGACAACGGGGTACGGGACAACCGGCTGTGCGGGTGCGGTGCGGCGTTCCGGGACTGCCCGCTGTGGAGCAAGATCGGCGAGTACGCCTACGGCGGCTGGGACAACGTCGACCTTGACCGGATCACTTGGCTGCGGACCGTCGTCGGCCGGACCTGGCACGTCGGGCTGCTCGCCGCCCCGTGGCTCGGCGAGCGGCGTCGGGCCCGGGTGATCGAGTACGTCGACTACCACGCGCGCATCTACGCCGCCGCTGCGGCGGTCACCGGGGCCCGGGTCGTCGTCGACTCGTCCAAGGACACCGCGTTGGCGTACGGCCTGCGCTGGGCCGGTCCGGCCGATCTGCGGATCCTGCACCTGGTGCGGGACCCGAGGGGGGTCGCGTACTCCTGGATGCGACGGGTGCACGATCCGGAGTCCGGCACCGACGTCGGGGTGCCGCGGTTCCCGGCGGCCCGGTGCGCCCTGACCTGGAGTGGACACAACGCCGCGTACGACCTGCTGGGCCGGCTGGGCCGGCGGCGGCACGGCGCGGTCGCCGGGCGGCTGGTGCACCGGATGCGGTACGAGGAGTTCCTCGCCGATCCGCCGGGTGCGGCCGGGACGCTGAGCCGATTCGCCGGTCTGCCGCAGACCGGGCTGGATCTGTCCTACCTGTCCGGCGGGGAGGTGGAGCTGGGTGAACTGCACAGCGTCTCCGGCAACCGGATGCGGTTCACCACCGGCCGCCTGGCGTTGCGCGTCGACGACGCCTGGCGCACCGGACTGCCGGTTGCCGCCCGCCGGACCCTCACCGGACTGTGCGCGCCGCTGCTACGCAGGTACGGCTACCACCGCCCACTGCCGCCCGAGCCGTCAGTGGTCGGGACCGGGGCGGATCACCGAATGAAAGTGTAG
- a CDS encoding FkbM family methyltransferase, with protein MAVSLRRRILDLVDDRVDPRIIAGLGGIALTLRSRSRCVVRYEEDTWIHRYQGGTVVNTELGGLSAEREDLVVRDTFLYGYHPRPGDTVVDLGAGVGTEVRLFSRVVDQRGRVLSIEAHPRTFRCLRRTVELNRLTNVTLLECAVVGEAGPVRIGEDAASHIRNGITQESTGGIEVTGRRLDEILRTCGVDRVDLLKMNIEGAELGVLEGARDVLDVVGNLVVSCHDFKAEGPADAWMRTFAPVKALLRDAGYTITTRPADPRPWIPYYVYASRGRQ; from the coding sequence ATGGCGGTGAGTCTGCGTCGCCGGATCCTCGACCTGGTCGACGACCGCGTCGACCCCCGGATCATCGCCGGCCTCGGCGGTATCGCGCTGACGCTGCGGTCCCGCTCGCGCTGCGTCGTACGGTACGAGGAGGACACCTGGATCCACCGGTACCAGGGCGGGACCGTGGTCAACACCGAGCTGGGCGGGCTGTCCGCCGAGCGGGAGGACCTGGTCGTCCGGGACACCTTCCTGTACGGCTACCACCCGCGCCCCGGTGACACCGTCGTCGACCTCGGCGCCGGTGTCGGCACCGAGGTCCGGCTGTTCTCCCGGGTGGTCGACCAGCGGGGCCGGGTGCTCAGCATCGAGGCGCACCCGCGTACCTTCCGCTGCCTGCGCCGGACCGTCGAGCTGAACCGGCTGACCAACGTGACGCTGCTGGAGTGCGCGGTGGTCGGTGAGGCCGGCCCGGTGCGCATCGGCGAGGACGCCGCCAGCCACATCCGCAACGGGATCACCCAGGAGAGCACCGGCGGGATCGAAGTCACCGGCCGCCGGCTGGACGAGATCCTGCGGACCTGCGGCGTCGACCGGGTCGACCTGCTCAAGATGAACATCGAAGGTGCCGAGCTGGGCGTGCTGGAGGGGGCCCGCGACGTGCTCGACGTGGTCGGCAACCTCGTCGTCTCCTGCCACGACTTCAAGGCCGAGGGCCCGGCCGACGCATGGATGCGCACCTTCGCGCCGGTCAAGGCGCTGCTGCGCGACGCCGGGTACACGATCACCACCCGACCGGCCGACCCCCGGCCTTGGATCCCGTACTACGTGTACGCCTCCCGGGGCAGGCAATGA